Proteins encoded within one genomic window of bacterium:
- a CDS encoding acetyl-CoA C-acyltransferase: MREVVVALALRTPTGKAGKGSFARTRPDDLGAAVVRGLLQRAVALDPERIGDVIFGCAMPEGEQGMNVGRNIALLAGLPDVVPGMTVNRFCSSGLETINLGALKIACGQADLVIAGGVESMSLIPMGGLRYLPNPDLVASAPQTYLNMGLTAERLAEQDGITREAQDAFAVSSHRKALAAAAAGRFRDEIVPVTARSTQPGPGGKPIVRESVLEVDEGPRSDTTLEALAKLKPAFKVGGTVTAGNSSQTSDGAAAVLLATPEICEGLGLIPLARFVSYAVAGVPPEIMGIGPVAAVPKALAQAELSLTDMDVIELNEAFAAQSLSVLKRLKLSADDERVNPNGGAIALGHPLGCTGAKLTATALHELRRRGGRYALVTMCIGTGMGAAGIFEAI, encoded by the coding sequence ATGAGAGAAGTCGTCGTCGCGCTGGCGCTGAGGACCCCCACCGGCAAGGCGGGCAAGGGCTCGTTCGCCCGGACGCGGCCCGACGATTTGGGCGCCGCGGTCGTCCGCGGGCTGCTGCAGCGCGCCGTGGCCCTGGACCCCGAACGCATCGGCGACGTGATCTTCGGCTGCGCGATGCCCGAGGGCGAGCAGGGCATGAACGTGGGCCGCAACATCGCGCTGTTGGCCGGGCTGCCCGACGTGGTGCCCGGCATGACGGTCAACCGCTTCTGCTCGTCGGGCCTCGAGACGATCAACCTGGGCGCCCTGAAGATCGCCTGCGGCCAGGCCGACCTGGTGATCGCCGGCGGCGTCGAGTCGATGTCGCTGATCCCGATGGGCGGCCTGCGCTACCTGCCCAACCCCGACCTGGTGGCGTCGGCGCCGCAGACCTACCTGAACATGGGCCTGACCGCCGAGCGGCTGGCCGAGCAGGACGGGATCACGCGCGAGGCCCAGGACGCGTTCGCCGTGTCCAGCCACCGCAAGGCGCTGGCGGCGGCGGCGGCCGGCCGCTTCCGCGACGAGATCGTGCCGGTCACCGCGCGCTCGACGCAGCCCGGCCCCGGCGGCAAGCCGATCGTGCGCGAGTCCGTGCTCGAAGTCGACGAGGGACCGCGCTCCGACACCACGCTGGAGGCCCTGGCGAAGCTGAAGCCGGCCTTCAAGGTGGGCGGCACGGTGACCGCCGGCAATTCCAGCCAGACGAGCGACGGCGCCGCGGCGGTCCTGCTGGCCACGCCCGAGATCTGCGAGGGCCTGGGCCTGATTCCTCTGGCAAGATTCGTGTCCTACGCCGTGGCCGGGGTGCCGCCCGAGATCATGGGCATCGGCCCGGTGGCCGCCGTGCCGAAGGCCCTGGCCCAGGCCGAGCTGTCGCTCACCGACATGGACGTGATCGAGCTGAACGAGGCCTTCGCGGCCCAGAGCCTCAGCGTGCTGAAGCGGCTGAAGCTGTCGGCGGACGACGAGCGGGTCAACCCCAACGGCGGCGCCATCGCCCTGGGCCACCCCCTGGGCTGCACCGGCGCCAAGCTGACCGCCACCGCGCTGCACGAGCTGCGCCGCCGCGGCGGCCGCTACGCCCTGGTCACGATGTGCATCGGCACGGGCATGGGCGCCGCGGGCATCTTCGAAGCGATCTAG